A genomic window from Rhizobium sp. EC-SD404 includes:
- a CDS encoding IclR family transcriptional regulator, translating into MSSENLKSLAKVVAILDCFSEYDRKLSVSEIAKRLDLPRPTVHRIMRTMRDLGMVEQERERDQYRLGMKLFELGTTVLASMDLHREAKDSVEALTRASGQTVHLSVFDGKSSTVINRTDPDGRRVNTLIVLESSPAHATASGKVALAFQPAAAIDRFLARKLVRLAPNTICDPDLLKAELTKIRRTGYALDDEELTPGTSCVAAPIRNSQGSVFAAISVSGDTEKVSGDRIPAFADLVTHHANTISLRLGFRPET; encoded by the coding sequence ATGAGCTCCGAAAATCTGAAAAGCCTGGCAAAGGTCGTCGCGATCCTAGATTGCTTCTCCGAATACGACCGCAAACTGTCCGTGTCGGAGATCGCAAAACGTCTCGATCTGCCGCGGCCGACAGTCCACCGCATTATGCGCACGATGCGCGACCTCGGAATGGTCGAGCAGGAGCGGGAACGGGACCAGTACCGGCTCGGCATGAAGCTGTTCGAACTGGGCACGACGGTTCTGGCGAGCATGGATCTGCATCGCGAGGCCAAGGACAGCGTCGAGGCCCTGACGCGTGCAAGCGGCCAGACGGTGCATCTTTCCGTCTTCGACGGCAAAAGCTCGACGGTCATCAACCGGACCGATCCCGATGGCCGGCGCGTGAACACGCTGATCGTCCTAGAGTCTTCGCCGGCCCACGCGACGGCGTCCGGCAAGGTCGCCCTGGCCTTCCAACCGGCCGCGGCGATCGACCGATTTCTCGCGCGCAAGCTCGTACGGCTGGCACCCAACACGATCTGCGATCCGGACCTTCTCAAAGCCGAACTGACGAAAATCCGACGGACCGGATATGCGCTCGACGACGAGGAACTGACGCCGGGAACATCCTGCGTTGCGGCCCCGATCCGAAACTCGCAAGGCTCGGTCTTCGCAGCGATCAGCGTCAGCGGAGACACCGAAAAAGTCTCCGGCGACCGGATCCCGGCATTTGCCGATCTCGTGACGCACCACGCGAACACGATCTCGCTTCGTCTCGGCTTCCGTCCAGAGACCTGA
- a CDS encoding dihydrodipicolinate synthase family protein codes for MPRVLTKEDVVGIFPPVVSPFTKDEELDLAALRREIDYNISLGVTGVCVGGSTGEGHALDADDLGRLVKTAQETAAGRVPVMAGIITTSTREAVKKAKVARDAGAQCVMVTPPIYQICSDDGIYDFYSTIHKESGLPTMVYNVLTFAPVTPALMRRMAGNQHETGLIATKESIGGSLETLTELLDTIGDKISVTWAHDWLLYPGLAIGATGSVSGAAALLPRHCLALWDAVQSGNIAYAQRLHFAITDVCSQISRYNWPAGVKACINMQGRDVGPCRAPFNRVPDEQLERIAAALKRADAMDLSAAA; via the coding sequence ATGCCCCGCGTCCTGACCAAAGAAGATGTCGTTGGAATTTTCCCGCCGGTCGTCTCGCCCTTCACGAAGGACGAAGAACTGGATCTCGCCGCCCTTCGTCGCGAAATCGACTACAACATCTCGCTGGGTGTGACGGGCGTCTGCGTCGGCGGCTCGACCGGTGAAGGGCACGCGCTCGACGCCGACGATCTCGGTCGGCTGGTGAAGACCGCCCAGGAGACGGCGGCAGGACGCGTGCCGGTCATGGCCGGGATCATCACCACATCGACGCGCGAGGCCGTGAAGAAGGCGAAGGTCGCCCGTGACGCGGGTGCGCAGTGCGTCATGGTCACGCCGCCGATCTACCAGATCTGCTCGGATGACGGGATCTACGACTTCTATTCGACGATCCACAAGGAATCCGGCCTGCCGACGATGGTCTACAACGTCCTGACCTTCGCGCCCGTGACGCCGGCCCTGATGCGCCGCATGGCGGGCAACCAGCATGAGACAGGACTGATCGCCACCAAGGAAAGCATCGGCGGCTCGCTCGAAACCTTGACGGAACTGCTCGACACCATCGGCGACAAGATTTCGGTCACATGGGCGCATGACTGGCTGCTTTATCCGGGCCTCGCGATCGGTGCCACCGGCTCGGTGTCCGGTGCAGCTGCACTTCTGCCGCGGCATTGTCTGGCGCTGTGGGATGCGGTTCAGTCCGGCAACATCGCCTATGCGCAGCGGCTCCATTTCGCGATCACCGATGTCTGCAGCCAGATCAGCCGCTACAACTGGCCGGCGGGGGTCAAGGCCTGCATCAACATGCAGGGACGCGATGTCGGACCGTGCCGTGCGCCGTTCAATCGCGTGCCGGACGAGCAACTCGAGCGGATCGCTGCAGCACTCAAGCGTGCCGACGCCATGGATCTGTCAGCCGCAGCCTGA
- a CDS encoding HAD family hydrolase has product MAVNVGSVAGKVRALIFDTGGTVFDWHSGVTEAFSRIGAEFGIDTDWPALTKEWRRTSTDMVKEGLPTDGGRASIDMDGVLRMTLDKMLEERGIEGFSPEARARLVHAWHDLDAWSDVVEALPRLRRKFIVSPFTILNTRLVIDASRRAGLSWDCVISCEMIGIYKTLPGSYETAARWLGHPHDEILLVTTHNNDLQAAHENGFPTAFVYRPDEWGDIPSLDPEPDPRADLICQDFNDLAAQLGCER; this is encoded by the coding sequence ATGGCAGTGAATGTAGGTTCGGTCGCTGGCAAGGTCAGGGCATTGATCTTCGATACCGGCGGAACGGTTTTCGACTGGCACAGCGGCGTTACCGAGGCCTTCTCCAGGATCGGCGCCGAATTCGGCATTGATACGGACTGGCCGGCCCTGACCAAGGAGTGGCGGCGGACGTCGACCGATATGGTCAAGGAGGGACTGCCGACAGACGGCGGCCGTGCATCGATCGACATGGACGGTGTCCTCAGAATGACGCTGGACAAGATGCTCGAAGAGCGCGGGATCGAAGGGTTTTCGCCGGAGGCGAGGGCGCGTCTGGTTCACGCCTGGCACGATCTCGATGCTTGGAGCGATGTCGTCGAGGCTTTGCCCCGCCTGCGCCGGAAGTTCATCGTTTCGCCGTTCACCATTCTCAATACGCGCCTGGTGATTGATGCGTCGCGGCGGGCAGGACTAAGCTGGGACTGCGTCATTTCCTGCGAAATGATCGGTATCTATAAGACATTGCCCGGTTCGTACGAAACCGCGGCGCGGTGGCTCGGACACCCTCACGACGAGATACTGCTCGTGACCACCCACAACAACGATCTTCAAGCCGCTCATGAGAATGGCTTCCCGACCGCGTTTGTCTACCGCCCGGACGAGTGGGGCGATATTCCCTCGCTTGATCCCGAGCCGGATCCACGTGCCGATCTGATCTGCCAGGATTTCAACGACCTCGCGGCGCAGCTGGGTTGCGAACGCTAG
- the glf gene encoding UDP-galactopyranose mutase — protein MTRLAKEHPVYFFEEPIDCKEGGDFLEYHPTRFDGVTVIRPRIAETLSEDERDERLQALITRFCNASAIRNPIVWFYTPMMLPWVNGVSPKAIVYDCMDELSQFRFAPPRLIERERELLERADLVFTGGHSLYEAKRHLHDDIHPFPSGVDAEHFGQARLSQRRAQKAPAFGFYGVLDERVDLDLIAEIARLRPAYRFEMVGPVAKIDPASLPQASNISYPGAVSYRDLPSCLARWDVALMPFALNDATRFISPTKTPEYLSGGRPVVSTRIRDVERHYGDLEGVWIADSAADFAKACDEALELASRTEWLGPVDRLIAEGSWDRIVSEMTEHLARISERPTVHSEPSFPTPHRSRAPAFDYQIIGAGFAGAVLAERLARGSGKKVLICEKREHIGGNAYDMHDAAGVLIHRYGPHIFHTNSADIFDYLSRFTEWRPYEHRVLASVDDNLLPMPINRQTLNALYGLRLAGDAETAEFLSKIAEPVDVIRTSRDVVISQVGQDLYRKFFEGYTRKQWGLDPSELDKSVTSRVPTRTSTDDRYFLDRYQAMPLKGYTHMFGNMLDHPNITIELGVSYDDLSSEKLAAHTVYTGPIDQFFDFRYGALPYRSLEFRHETIDRMQFQPVAVVNYPSEDIPHTRITEYKHLTGQSHAKTSISYEYPCSEGDPYYPIPRPANQALYKRYEALAATRHDVSFIGRLGTYRYYNMDQVVGQALATYRKLEAVREMAVA, from the coding sequence ATGACGCGGCTCGCCAAAGAGCATCCGGTTTATTTCTTTGAAGAACCGATTGACTGCAAAGAGGGCGGCGACTTCCTGGAGTACCACCCGACGCGTTTCGACGGTGTCACGGTGATCCGTCCGCGCATCGCCGAAACACTGTCCGAAGACGAGCGCGACGAGCGGCTACAGGCGTTGATCACGCGCTTCTGCAACGCGAGCGCCATTCGGAACCCGATCGTGTGGTTCTATACGCCGATGATGTTGCCATGGGTAAACGGCGTGAGCCCCAAGGCCATCGTCTACGATTGCATGGACGAGCTCTCGCAATTTCGCTTCGCGCCACCGCGGCTCATCGAGCGCGAGCGCGAACTGCTCGAAAGAGCGGACCTGGTCTTCACCGGCGGCCACAGCCTTTACGAGGCAAAGCGCCATCTGCATGACGACATCCATCCCTTTCCATCCGGCGTCGACGCGGAGCATTTCGGGCAGGCACGACTGAGCCAGCGCCGAGCGCAAAAAGCGCCCGCCTTCGGCTTTTATGGTGTGTTGGACGAGCGGGTCGATCTGGACCTTATCGCAGAGATCGCGCGGTTGCGCCCCGCCTATCGTTTCGAAATGGTCGGCCCCGTCGCGAAGATCGATCCCGCGTCTCTTCCGCAAGCCTCCAACATTTCTTACCCGGGCGCGGTGTCTTACCGCGACCTGCCCAGTTGCCTGGCTCGCTGGGACGTCGCGCTCATGCCTTTCGCGCTGAACGATGCGACGCGCTTCATCAGTCCCACGAAGACGCCGGAATATCTCAGCGGCGGAAGGCCCGTCGTGTCGACGCGCATTCGTGACGTCGAGAGACATTATGGTGATCTCGAAGGCGTTTGGATCGCGGACAGCGCTGCCGACTTCGCCAAAGCCTGCGATGAGGCGCTTGAGCTCGCAAGCCGAACCGAATGGCTGGGGCCCGTCGACCGACTGATTGCCGAAGGGTCGTGGGACCGCATCGTGTCGGAGATGACCGAGCATCTGGCGCGCATCTCCGAGCGTCCCACAGTCCATTCGGAGCCGTCATTCCCCACCCCGCACCGAAGCCGCGCTCCAGCCTTCGACTATCAGATCATTGGAGCCGGTTTCGCCGGCGCCGTATTGGCCGAACGGCTTGCGAGAGGCTCCGGCAAGAAGGTGCTGATCTGCGAAAAGCGGGAGCATATCGGCGGCAACGCCTACGATATGCATGATGCCGCCGGCGTTCTCATTCACCGCTACGGGCCGCATATCTTCCACACCAACAGCGCGGATATTTTCGACTATCTGTCCCGCTTTACCGAGTGGCGTCCCTACGAGCACCGCGTGCTGGCATCGGTCGACGACAATCTCCTGCCAATGCCGATCAACCGGCAGACGCTGAATGCGCTCTACGGCCTGAGGCTCGCCGGCGACGCGGAAACCGCGGAATTCCTGTCGAAAATCGCCGAACCGGTGGATGTGATCCGGACGTCACGCGATGTCGTCATTTCGCAGGTCGGGCAGGATCTCTATCGCAAGTTCTTCGAAGGCTACACGCGCAAGCAGTGGGGGCTCGATCCGAGTGAACTCGACAAGTCGGTCACGTCCCGCGTTCCGACGCGCACATCCACGGATGATCGCTATTTTCTCGATCGCTATCAGGCAATGCCGCTCAAGGGCTACACCCACATGTTCGGCAACATGCTGGACCACCCGAATATCACGATCGAACTTGGCGTCTCCTACGACGACCTTAGCAGCGAGAAGCTGGCAGCGCACACGGTCTATACCGGGCCGATCGATCAGTTCTTCGATTTTCGCTATGGCGCGCTGCCTTATCGCAGTCTCGAATTCCGGCACGAAACGATCGACAGGATGCAGTTTCAGCCGGTGGCCGTCGTCAATTATCCATCGGAAGACATTCCGCACACCCGCATCACCGAGTACAAGCATCTGACCGGCCAGAGCCACGCGAAGACGAGCATCTCCTACGAATATCCCTGCAGCGAAGGCGACCCTTATTATCCGATCCCGCGCCCGGCCAACCAGGCGCTATACAAGAGATATGAAGCGCTCGCGGCCACCCGCCACGATGTGAGCTTCATCGGTCGTCTCGGCACCTATCGCTACTACAACATGGATCAGGTCGTCGGCCAGGCACTTGCGACCTACCGCAAGCTCGAAGCCGTACGGGAGATGGCCGTTGCGTGA
- a CDS encoding beta-glucosidase, producing MREAAAPSLDRERVFSSFFQAGFECSTHRRADGNRLDLLQATGHAAHCLADYRQVKSLGMKTVRDGARWHLIEPAGSTSRTWDSFLPMLRASRETGVEVIWDLMHYGWPDDVDIWRPDFVRRFAAFAAATARLVRSETDRVPFYCPINEISFFSWAGGDRAFMNPMAEGRSFELKVQLVRAALEATDAIRAVDPRARFLYCDPVVRIFPKPGHPDDVQHAIGYENAQYQAWDMLSGALWPQLGGDPSILDIVGVNYYPNNQWYYEGEALHQDHPLRVPFSTILADVASRYGRPVVVSETGAEADQRAGWFKMIADEVERALLDGIDVQGICLYPIIDHVGWDDERACESGLLSIEMLDGARRTHAPLEQVLNAQRRQMPPW from the coding sequence TTGCGTGAGGCCGCCGCCCCTAGTCTTGACCGGGAGAGGGTGTTTTCGAGCTTCTTCCAGGCCGGCTTCGAATGCTCGACGCATCGTCGCGCCGATGGCAATCGGCTCGATCTCCTGCAGGCGACCGGCCATGCCGCGCATTGTCTTGCTGATTACAGGCAGGTGAAGTCGCTGGGCATGAAGACGGTGCGCGATGGCGCGCGGTGGCACCTCATCGAACCGGCCGGCAGCACCAGCCGCACATGGGACAGTTTCCTGCCGATGCTGCGGGCATCGCGGGAAACCGGTGTGGAGGTCATCTGGGACCTGATGCACTATGGTTGGCCGGACGATGTGGACATATGGAGACCTGACTTCGTCCGTCGGTTTGCGGCGTTTGCGGCCGCGACTGCGCGGCTTGTGAGAAGCGAGACCGATCGGGTCCCGTTCTATTGTCCTATCAACGAGATCTCGTTTTTCTCCTGGGCCGGTGGCGATCGGGCCTTCATGAACCCGATGGCGGAGGGCCGCAGCTTCGAGCTGAAGGTGCAGCTCGTGCGTGCCGCCCTGGAGGCGACGGACGCGATCCGCGCGGTCGATCCCCGTGCGCGGTTTCTCTACTGCGATCCGGTCGTGCGGATATTTCCCAAGCCCGGCCATCCGGACGATGTCCAACATGCGATCGGCTACGAGAACGCCCAGTATCAAGCTTGGGATATGCTGTCCGGTGCGCTCTGGCCGCAGCTTGGCGGAGATCCCTCCATTCTGGATATCGTCGGCGTCAACTATTACCCGAACAACCAGTGGTACTACGAAGGCGAAGCACTGCATCAGGACCATCCCTTGCGTGTGCCGTTCAGCACCATCTTGGCCGACGTCGCTTCGCGCTACGGCAGACCTGTCGTCGTTTCCGAAACGGGCGCCGAGGCAGACCAGCGTGCCGGGTGGTTCAAGATGATCGCGGACGAGGTCGAACGCGCGCTATTGGACGGCATCGATGTCCAGGGCATCTGTCTTTACCCCATCATCGATCATGTGGGCTGGGACGACGAACGCGCTTGCGAGAGCGGATTGCTGTCGATCGAGATGTTGGACGGGGCTCGCCGGACCCATGCACCGCTCGAGCAGGTCCTGAATGCGCAACGCCGGCAAATGCCACCCTGGTAA
- a CDS encoding glycosyltransferase family 2 protein translates to MGRPLGSFDSSSQHLKPVIAIPARNEEVRLPRVLDALDKQSLPTGERLSVLLLINNSTDGSAELATELAAGLEQVDLTVRVVTFAPHVATVGMARRTAMEHALTLAPSGSPVLLMTTDADAEPHPDWVAANLKAAHAGADLVTGLIVADPSEEALLGIGLIKRSRSFDAYCRARSLLESILDPIDHDPWPRHLFEMAGSIAVRGDVYAAVGGLDPLAYREDLAFVSKVRAAGYRVRHSIEAVVTVSARTCGRAPQGMSQSLARWKVEAERGDPLLVEDPAKTIARFLLRRELRTADLFKLNARLQVPGMNRVKLPACERAARAAAIELLAKDDLDACEVPVEIAISEFQRAMREYADSDAIGELVHAG, encoded by the coding sequence ATGGGTAGACCGCTTGGCTCGTTCGACTCATCCTCCCAGCATTTGAAGCCTGTCATCGCCATTCCTGCGCGAAACGAAGAAGTCCGTCTGCCGCGCGTGCTTGATGCGCTGGATAAACAATCTCTGCCGACGGGTGAGCGTCTTTCGGTGCTTCTCCTGATCAACAATTCGACCGACGGTTCCGCTGAACTGGCGACAGAGCTAGCTGCCGGATTGGAGCAGGTCGATCTGACCGTGCGAGTGGTGACCTTTGCGCCTCACGTCGCAACTGTTGGGATGGCGCGCAGGACTGCCATGGAACATGCGCTGACCCTCGCGCCCTCGGGCTCACCCGTACTGCTGATGACCACGGATGCAGACGCCGAACCGCATCCCGACTGGGTCGCCGCCAATCTGAAAGCTGCACACGCCGGCGCTGATCTGGTGACGGGATTGATCGTTGCCGATCCATCGGAAGAGGCGCTTCTTGGCATTGGCCTGATCAAGCGAAGCCGTTCCTTCGACGCCTATTGTCGTGCGCGCAGCCTTCTGGAATCGATCCTCGATCCGATCGACCACGACCCCTGGCCCAGGCATCTTTTCGAGATGGCGGGAAGCATCGCTGTTCGCGGTGATGTCTACGCCGCAGTCGGCGGGCTCGATCCGCTCGCCTATCGCGAAGATTTGGCGTTCGTCTCGAAGGTGAGGGCGGCCGGATATCGGGTGCGGCACAGCATCGAGGCGGTGGTGACGGTGTCTGCGCGCACATGCGGCCGCGCTCCTCAGGGCATGTCCCAGAGCCTGGCACGCTGGAAAGTCGAAGCGGAACGCGGTGATCCGTTGCTCGTGGAGGATCCCGCCAAGACCATCGCGCGTTTCCTGTTGCGCAGGGAACTGCGCACCGCCGATCTCTTCAAGCTCAATGCGCGGCTGCAGGTGCCGGGCATGAACCGGGTCAAATTGCCCGCATGTGAGCGCGCCGCAAGGGCCGCCGCCATCGAGCTACTGGCAAAGGACGATCTTGATGCATGCGAAGTTCCCGTTGAAATCGCCATATCAGAATTCCAACGCGCCATGCGCGAGTATGCCGACAGCGACGCCATTGGAGAGCTCGTGCATGCCGGTTGA
- a CDS encoding acyl-CoA dehydrogenase family protein — MPVDLAGLTKAIGAGSAECDAQGSFPDAAFEALREAGLIAQPPVDSEATPELLKLLAAVGRGDLSTGRLYEGHVNAVILARQFARGAALNRADRLLSAGGMFGVWNTDAPQDPLMIEHGILSGKKNFASGVERLSHAIVTTGSMAERMMWLVPIEDLPVDRSWWKPMGMRSSGSHVVDFTGLRVQDDWAIGSPGDYTREPWISAGAIRFVAVQVGGMHAVLDVTIDHLRRSSRSEDRLQQQRLAMMATAVETGYLWLDRVGREWGQTGFADAVIPSTAAARGAVESAAVLVLDLAEKSVGAAGMIAPHPLERLVRDLRTYLRQPNPDGAADILGKSVADLNWAPGRGSGEP, encoded by the coding sequence ATGCCGGTTGATCTGGCGGGGTTGACCAAGGCGATCGGCGCCGGGTCCGCCGAATGCGACGCGCAAGGCAGCTTTCCAGACGCTGCGTTCGAAGCGTTGAGAGAGGCCGGTCTCATCGCGCAGCCACCGGTGGATTCAGAGGCGACGCCCGAACTGCTGAAACTTCTGGCCGCAGTCGGTCGCGGCGATTTGAGCACGGGCCGGCTGTACGAGGGGCATGTCAACGCGGTGATCCTTGCGCGCCAGTTTGCCCGGGGCGCTGCACTGAACAGGGCCGATCGGCTGCTTTCGGCGGGTGGCATGTTCGGTGTGTGGAACACCGATGCGCCGCAGGACCCGTTGATGATCGAGCACGGCATTTTGTCCGGCAAGAAGAACTTCGCCTCCGGTGTCGAGCGATTGAGCCATGCGATCGTCACCACCGGCAGCATGGCCGAACGCATGATGTGGCTCGTCCCGATCGAGGATTTGCCGGTCGACCGTTCGTGGTGGAAGCCCATGGGGATGCGATCGTCCGGCAGCCACGTGGTTGATTTCACCGGCTTGCGTGTTCAGGACGACTGGGCGATCGGCTCGCCGGGCGACTATACGCGCGAACCCTGGATATCGGCCGGAGCGATCCGCTTCGTCGCCGTCCAGGTGGGCGGCATGCACGCTGTTCTGGATGTGACGATCGACCACCTTCGGCGCTCGTCCAGATCCGAAGACCGCCTCCAGCAACAGCGGCTGGCGATGATGGCGACCGCTGTCGAGACCGGGTATCTGTGGCTCGATCGGGTAGGGCGAGAGTGGGGGCAGACAGGCTTTGCGGACGCGGTGATCCCATCCACGGCGGCGGCGCGCGGTGCGGTCGAAAGCGCAGCCGTGCTCGTGCTCGATCTCGCTGAAAAGTCCGTCGGCGCCGCGGGCATGATCGCGCCTCACCCGCTGGAGCGGCTGGTGCGCGACCTGCGCACCTATCTGAGGCAGCCGAACCCCGACGGGGCGGCGGACATTCTCGGGAAGTCGGTCGCCGACCTGAACTGGGCTCCAGGCCGCGGAAGTGGCGAGCCATGA
- a CDS encoding PIG-L deacetylase family protein, whose translation MSNFVVTDLDGPILVVAPHPDDETLGCGGLIALATEAGIEIHTLFVTDGSASHPASQNYPPDVMADIRAAEAEQALQRLGAENQPRSFLKLRDGRMPFPGKDGYRHAVDVVAELVSASRFKTVVVPWRRDPHTDHRISWRIATDAVRRNEMQVTLLEYQIWLEENGQADDWPGEGEVDDASLDISEVVDRKHHALEAHRSQLGLVVDDDPSGFSLSSQTIARLVGQTESYWVTRWPAQ comes from the coding sequence ATGAGCAATTTTGTCGTGACCGATCTCGACGGGCCGATCCTCGTCGTGGCGCCTCATCCCGATGATGAGACGCTTGGATGCGGCGGGCTGATCGCGCTGGCAACCGAGGCCGGCATCGAAATCCACACGCTGTTCGTCACCGATGGAAGCGCCTCGCATCCTGCTTCGCAGAACTATCCGCCGGATGTGATGGCCGACATCCGCGCGGCGGAAGCCGAGCAGGCGCTTCAGCGGCTCGGCGCGGAGAACCAGCCGCGCTCTTTCCTCAAGCTGCGCGATGGGCGGATGCCCTTTCCGGGCAAGGACGGATATCGCCATGCGGTGGATGTCGTCGCCGAACTCGTCTCCGCGTCCAGGTTCAAGACAGTCGTGGTGCCATGGCGGCGCGACCCGCACACGGACCATCGTATCAGCTGGCGCATCGCGACCGATGCGGTGCGGCGAAACGAGATGCAGGTGACGCTGCTGGAATACCAGATCTGGCTCGAGGAAAACGGACAGGCAGACGATTGGCCGGGCGAGGGAGAGGTCGACGACGCATCACTCGATATCTCCGAGGTGGTCGATCGGAAGCACCATGCGCTTGAAGCGCATCGCTCCCAGCTGGGCCTGGTGGTCGATGACGACCCGAGCGGGTTTTCCCTGTCATCACAAACGATTGCGCGGCTGGTCGGCCAGACCGAAAGCTATTGGGTCACCCGATGGCCCGCCCAATAG
- a CDS encoding SAM-dependent methyltransferase — MARPIDIHGFEDLFQSDPDPWDYESSPFEAHKRSLLLKHVGLGPRGRVLELACANGVTTRALMKVALRTTALDGSSTAIAQAQARLGNVGRLRLLHANLPDGMPRERFDLIVVSEIVYYLGSTAARRLAEGVADRIAPGGRVVVLHHHLNFPDASVHPEHAHLEFVRLLRKWMTLVRSKRTGRFCVAALVAGHRH; from the coding sequence ATGGCCCGCCCAATAGACATCCATGGCTTCGAAGACCTGTTCCAAAGCGATCCGGACCCGTGGGACTATGAATCGTCGCCCTTCGAGGCGCATAAGCGATCGTTGCTGCTGAAACATGTCGGCCTCGGCCCGCGCGGCCGCGTTCTGGAACTTGCCTGCGCAAACGGTGTCACCACCCGGGCTTTGATGAAAGTTGCCTTGCGCACGACCGCGTTGGATGGGTCGTCGACGGCGATCGCTCAGGCGCAAGCCCGATTGGGGAATGTCGGCCGTCTGCGGCTGCTGCATGCGAATTTGCCCGATGGCATGCCGCGAGAGCGCTTCGATCTGATCGTTGTTTCAGAGATCGTCTATTATCTCGGCAGCACCGCCGCGCGGCGCTTGGCGGAGGGAGTGGCGGATCGCATCGCGCCCGGCGGGCGGGTGGTCGTGCTCCACCATCACCTCAATTTTCCCGACGCGTCGGTTCACCCGGAGCACGCGCATCTGGAATTCGTGAGGCTGCTGCGAAAGTGGATGACGCTCGTCCGGTCGAAGCGCACCGGGCGCTTCTGCGTCGCGGCACTGGTGGCCGGACATCGGCACTGA